The proteins below are encoded in one region of Amycolatopsis acidiphila:
- a CDS encoding aldehyde dehydrogenase family protein, with amino-acid sequence MTDLIERETTATFREADDAIVSARRAFPDWARTPAGERAAALKAAAADLRARADEMAELNHHETGKLLDEAKGGVEAGAATLEQYAELGPTHRGRSLQGGWDATDVMVPEPRGVVLALTPWNDPVAVACGLLGAALATGNTVVHKPSERCPQLGAIMTEILAAHLPGDVLRCVSGDGRVGAQLAAHPEVDLIAHVGSTATGRSISAAAATSGAKVLLENGGNDPLIVDGDVDPAWAAEQAALGSFANAGQICVSVERIYVTRDLAPAFLDALVEQARKRPDEIPMGRLVDTRLRDEVHAQVSEAAADGAELLAGGALPEGDGSFYPATVLTGCEPTMRIMREETFGPVAPVRVVDDFDQALREACDDRYGLAATVLTNSMAHAQRAWRELPVGTVKVNAVFGGAPGGAAQPHGASGEGFGYGPELLDEMTRMKVVHLSPAPR; translated from the coding sequence ATGACCGACCTGATCGAGCGCGAGACGACCGCGACGTTCCGCGAGGCAGACGACGCCATCGTGTCCGCGCGGCGGGCCTTTCCCGACTGGGCACGCACCCCCGCCGGCGAGCGTGCCGCGGCGCTCAAGGCCGCCGCCGCCGACCTGCGGGCGCGGGCCGACGAGATGGCCGAGCTCAACCACCACGAGACCGGGAAGCTGCTCGACGAGGCCAAGGGCGGCGTCGAAGCCGGGGCCGCGACGCTGGAGCAGTACGCCGAGCTGGGGCCGACGCACCGGGGCCGCAGCCTGCAGGGCGGCTGGGACGCGACCGACGTGATGGTGCCCGAGCCGCGCGGCGTCGTGCTCGCGCTGACGCCGTGGAACGACCCGGTCGCCGTCGCGTGCGGGCTGCTCGGCGCGGCCCTCGCGACCGGCAACACCGTCGTGCACAAGCCGAGCGAGCGCTGCCCGCAGCTGGGCGCGATCATGACCGAGATCCTCGCCGCACACCTGCCCGGCGATGTGCTGCGCTGCGTCTCCGGCGACGGCCGGGTCGGCGCGCAGCTGGCCGCGCATCCGGAGGTGGACCTGATCGCGCACGTCGGCAGCACGGCCACCGGGCGGTCGATCTCCGCGGCCGCGGCCACCAGCGGCGCCAAGGTCCTGTTGGAGAACGGCGGCAACGACCCGCTCATCGTGGACGGCGACGTGGACCCGGCGTGGGCCGCCGAGCAGGCCGCGCTGGGCTCGTTCGCCAACGCGGGGCAGATCTGCGTCTCGGTCGAACGCATCTACGTGACCCGCGACCTCGCGCCCGCCTTCCTGGACGCGCTGGTCGAGCAGGCCCGCAAGCGGCCGGACGAGATTCCGATGGGGCGCCTGGTCGACACCAGGCTGCGGGACGAGGTGCACGCCCAGGTCAGCGAAGCGGCCGCGGACGGCGCGGAGCTGCTGGCGGGGGGAGCGCTCCCAGAGGGCGACGGCTCGTTCTACCCGGCGACCGTCCTGACCGGCTGCGAGCCCACCATGCGGATCATGCGGGAGGAGACCTTCGGCCCCGTCGCGCCGGTGCGCGTGGTCGACGACTTCGACCAGGCGCTGCGCGAAGCCTGCGACGACCGCTACGGCCTGGCCGCGACGGTACTGACCAACTCGATGGCGCACGCGCAGCGCGCGTGGCGTGAGCTGCCCGTCGGCACGGTCAAGGTCAACGCGGTGTTCGGCGGCGCACCCGGTGGCGCGGCACAGCCGCACGGCGCGAGCGGCGAAGGCTTCGGCTACGGCCCGGAGCTGCTGGACGAGATGACCCGGATGAAGGTCGTGCACCTCAGTCCGGCGCCGCGCTGA
- a CDS encoding endo-1,4-beta-xylanase — protein sequence MRRFLAIVVGALVLLVAPTAAAAPPTLRALAARHDIRIGTAVDMSALAADPVYRRQVGSEFSTVTAENVMKWEVLEPQRGQYDWSAADRLMAFARQHGQAVRGHVLVWHSQLPAWLTAGSFSSDQLRQILRKHIFDTVGHFKGRIWQWDVVNEAFNEDGTLRDTIWLEKLGPGYIADAFRWAHEADPSAKLFYNDYNIEDVNAKSDAVYQLVKTLRAQGVPVEGVGMQAHETVDYTPTTMRQNMQRFQRLGLDTAVTEADVRMVMPPDAAKLGAQADVYRSMLSDCLATDRCISFTVWGFTDKYSWVPGTFEGQGAANLLDETFTPKPAYDAVRATLAAKEHRG from the coding sequence ATGCGCAGATTCCTCGCCATCGTCGTCGGGGCACTCGTACTCCTCGTCGCGCCCACCGCCGCCGCCGCGCCGCCCACGCTGCGGGCGCTGGCCGCCCGGCACGACATCCGGATCGGCACCGCGGTCGACATGTCCGCCCTGGCCGCCGATCCCGTCTACCGCCGGCAGGTCGGCAGCGAGTTCTCCACCGTCACCGCCGAGAACGTGATGAAGTGGGAGGTCCTCGAACCCCAGCGCGGTCAGTACGACTGGAGCGCAGCGGACCGGCTGATGGCGTTCGCGCGGCAGCACGGTCAGGCGGTGCGCGGGCACGTTCTGGTGTGGCACAGCCAGCTTCCGGCCTGGCTGACGGCCGGGAGCTTCTCCTCCGACCAGCTACGGCAGATCCTGCGCAAGCACATCTTCGACACCGTCGGGCACTTCAAAGGCCGGATCTGGCAGTGGGACGTGGTCAACGAGGCGTTCAACGAGGACGGCACGCTGCGCGACACGATCTGGCTCGAGAAGCTCGGGCCGGGCTACATCGCGGACGCCTTCCGCTGGGCGCACGAGGCCGACCCCAGCGCGAAGCTGTTCTACAACGACTACAACATCGAGGACGTCAACGCGAAGAGCGACGCGGTCTACCAGCTTGTGAAAACCCTTCGGGCGCAAGGGGTTCCGGTCGAAGGCGTGGGAATGCAGGCACATGAGACGGTCGACTACACGCCGACGACCATGCGGCAGAACATGCAGCGCTTCCAGCGCCTCGGCCTCGACACGGCGGTGACCGAGGCCGACGTCCGGATGGTCATGCCCCCGGACGCGGCGAAGCTGGGGGCCCAGGCGGACGTCTACCGCAGCATGCTCTCGGACTGCCTCGCGACCGACCGGTGCATCTCGTTCACGGTGTGGGGCTTCACGGACAAGTACTCGTGGGTCCCGGGCACGTTCGAAGGCCAAGGCGCGGCGAACCTGCTCGACGAGACCTTCACCCCGAAACCCGCCTATGACGCGGTGCGCGCGACCCTGGCCGCGAAGGAGCACCGGGGTTAG
- a CDS encoding DUF2630 family protein, translating to MTDKDIIGNIDELIAEEHKLREKATGAGLDDADRTRIKQVEEQLDQCWDLLRQRRARREFGEDESVAEARPISEVEHYQQ from the coding sequence GTGACCGACAAGGACATCATCGGCAACATCGACGAGCTCATCGCCGAGGAGCACAAGCTGCGCGAGAAGGCCACCGGCGCCGGCCTCGACGACGCCGACCGCACCAGGATCAAGCAGGTCGAGGAGCAGCTCGACCAGTGCTGGGACCTGCTTCGCCAGCGCCGCGCCCGCCGCGAGTTCGGCGAGGACGAGAGCGTGGCCGAGGCCCGGCCGATCAGCGAGGTCGAGCACTACCAGCAGTAG
- a CDS encoding LysR family transcriptional regulator: MELFHLRYFVAVAEELNYSQAARKLHMATSPLSRRIKDLERELGQELFKRSTHAVELTPAGRALLPLAREVIEQVNAIPWRLREAAHPERATVFVGVPAGLHPDLRGKLQLLEERTRDTVDLKRWPGPTAGLVEAVHDGRLALALVRLPVADPALEVAEVLSEPLGAVVPADQFAGRKSVHLAELAGLSYISTPSDSTPAYFEEIDAQLNAAGVKKRLRLSQGDYSGIAELVSSGIAFSISMLDPASPMQLYRLDNTVTLPFADLDPHLRTALAWRRERAEPGGELAPLIAKAREAFGVSAAPD; encoded by the coding sequence GTGGAGTTGTTTCACCTGCGCTACTTCGTGGCCGTGGCCGAAGAGCTGAACTACTCCCAGGCCGCCCGCAAGCTCCACATGGCGACCTCCCCGCTGAGCCGCCGGATCAAGGACCTCGAACGCGAGCTCGGGCAGGAGCTGTTCAAGCGCAGCACGCACGCCGTCGAGCTCACCCCGGCCGGGCGCGCGTTGCTGCCGCTCGCCCGGGAGGTGATCGAGCAGGTCAACGCGATCCCGTGGCGGCTGCGGGAGGCCGCGCATCCCGAGCGCGCGACGGTGTTCGTCGGGGTGCCCGCCGGGCTGCACCCGGACCTGCGCGGGAAGCTGCAGCTACTCGAGGAGCGCACCCGCGACACGGTCGACCTCAAGCGCTGGCCGGGACCCACGGCCGGGCTGGTCGAGGCGGTGCACGACGGCAGGCTGGCCCTGGCCCTGGTCCGGCTGCCGGTGGCCGATCCCGCGCTCGAGGTCGCCGAGGTGCTGTCCGAACCGCTCGGCGCGGTCGTGCCCGCCGACCAGTTCGCCGGCCGGAAGTCGGTGCACCTGGCCGAGCTGGCGGGCCTGTCCTACATCTCCACGCCCAGCGACAGCACCCCGGCGTACTTCGAGGAGATCGACGCGCAGCTCAACGCGGCGGGCGTGAAGAAGCGGCTGCGACTGTCCCAAGGGGACTACTCGGGCATCGCCGAACTCGTGTCGAGCGGGATCGCGTTCTCCATCTCCATGCTCGACCCGGCGAGCCCGATGCAGCTCTACCGCCTCGACAACACGGTCACGCTGCCGTTCGCCGACCTCGACCCGCATCTGCGGACCGCGCTGGCGTGGCGGCGCGAGCGCGCCGAACCCGGCGGGGAGCTCGCGCCGCTCATCGCCAAGGCGAGGGAGGCCTTCGGCGTCAGCGCGGCGCCGGACTGA
- a CDS encoding amidohydrolase family protein, translating to MRTVLRAARLFDGTELRDDPVLTMDGQRITNLEFGVEPPADAVDLAGATLLPGLVDAHVHLAFDAGTDPVGALAARDDDETLDAMRTAARKALRGGVTTVRDLGDRNYLALRLREEGGPLPTIVAAGPPITPPSGHCHYLGGETKPDADAMRAAVRERAERGVDLIKIMASGGTLTPGTRQEDAQFEVPELRAAVEEAHRLGLGVTAHAHATQAIRNAVEAHVDSLEHVSFWSADGVDEPPPELVHTIVERRIVVGATAGTVPLEGFAPPPFIAARIPGIARNLLLLHRSGARLVLSSDAGINAAKPHDTLRYSLRMAAAMGLTPAEALRLATEAPAEACGLGDRKGRLARGFDADVLAVDGDPLADPDAIHRIRTVYARGVMIS from the coding sequence ATGCGCACCGTGCTGCGAGCGGCCAGGCTTTTCGACGGAACGGAACTGCGGGACGATCCCGTCCTCACGATGGACGGGCAGCGAATAACGAACCTCGAATTCGGCGTGGAACCACCGGCGGACGCGGTCGACCTCGCCGGTGCGACCTTGCTGCCGGGACTGGTCGACGCGCACGTCCACCTCGCGTTCGACGCCGGCACCGACCCCGTCGGCGCGCTGGCCGCGCGGGACGACGACGAAACGCTCGACGCGATGCGCACCGCCGCACGGAAAGCGTTGCGCGGCGGGGTCACCACGGTGCGGGACCTCGGCGACCGCAACTACCTCGCCCTGCGGCTGCGCGAAGAGGGCGGGCCGCTGCCGACGATCGTCGCCGCCGGGCCGCCGATCACCCCGCCCTCGGGGCACTGTCACTACCTCGGCGGCGAGACCAAGCCCGACGCCGACGCGATGCGCGCGGCCGTGCGGGAACGCGCCGAGCGCGGCGTCGACCTCATCAAGATCATGGCGAGCGGCGGCACCCTCACCCCCGGCACCCGCCAGGAGGACGCCCAGTTCGAGGTGCCCGAGCTGCGCGCGGCGGTGGAGGAGGCGCACCGGCTCGGCCTCGGTGTCACCGCACACGCCCATGCCACGCAAGCGATCCGGAACGCCGTCGAGGCGCATGTGGACAGTCTGGAACACGTGTCGTTCTGGAGCGCGGACGGAGTGGACGAGCCGCCACCGGAACTGGTGCACACGATCGTCGAACGGCGGATCGTCGTGGGCGCGACCGCGGGAACCGTACCGCTCGAGGGCTTCGCCCCACCCCCGTTCATCGCGGCCCGGATTCCCGGGATCGCCCGGAACCTCCTGCTGCTGCACCGATCCGGGGCCCGCCTGGTGCTGAGCAGCGATGCCGGGATCAATGCCGCCAAGCCGCACGACACCCTCCGGTACTCGCTCCGGATGGCGGCCGCGATGGGACTCACCCCGGCCGAAGCGCTGCGTCTCGCGACCGAGGCGCCGGCCGAGGCGTGCGGCCTCGGCGACCGGAAGGGCAGGCTCGCCCGGGGTTTCGACGCCGACGTGCTCGCTGTGGACGGTGACCCGCTGGCCGATCCGGATGCGATCCACCGCATTCGCACCGTCTATGCGCGCGGCGTGATGATTTCTTGA
- a CDS encoding DUF1360 domain-containing protein has translation MSALHELKDQARAYRGNEDRPLGGYLAVMVVYGCLVGLGTLAVALTGRKLPQRVPKEDLVVLALGTHKLSRTLTKDAVTSPLRAPFTRYSGTGGPAEVMEDVRKPSGLRHSLGELLSCPFCLDMWVVTAFAFGLLFAPRATRLVAGAFATLAGADFLQLAYAKAQQITEKG, from the coding sequence ATGTCTGCTCTGCACGAGCTGAAGGACCAGGCCAGGGCCTATCGCGGGAACGAGGACCGGCCGCTGGGCGGCTACCTGGCCGTGATGGTGGTCTACGGGTGCCTCGTCGGCCTCGGGACCCTGGCCGTCGCGCTGACCGGGCGCAAGCTGCCCCAGCGCGTCCCGAAGGAGGACCTGGTGGTCCTCGCACTGGGCACGCACAAGCTGTCGAGGACCCTGACCAAGGACGCGGTGACCAGTCCGCTGCGCGCGCCGTTCACCCGGTACTCCGGCACCGGCGGGCCGGCGGAGGTGATGGAGGACGTCCGCAAGCCCAGCGGGCTTCGGCACAGCCTCGGCGAGCTGCTGTCCTGCCCGTTCTGCCTGGACATGTGGGTCGTGACGGCGTTCGCGTTCGGCCTGCTGTTCGCACCCAGGGCGACCCGGCTGGTCGCGGGCGCGTTCGCGACGCTGGCCGGCGCGGACTTCCTGCAGCTGGCGTACGCCAAGGCACAGCAGATCACGGAGAAGGGGTAA
- a CDS encoding glycosyl hydrolase 115 family protein — protein sequence MRRSAAILASLAFALTAVVAPVPSTAAPAAPADDFVVHDPGPGRFPLAAQGRTTPIVVSGGDYEGVAHAAADLQGDLQRVTGTRPVLSVDTVPSVREVVLIGTLGHSPLVDDLVRTGKLDVGGIAGKWETSLQQVVENPMPGVRRALVVAGSDQRGTIYGGYEISRQIGVSPWYWWDDVPAAHQNELYVLPGRHSQGTPAVEYRGFFLNDENPALGRWAPGYFGPGLAPGYPNGFNSQFYAKIFETMLRLKANYLWPAVWGRAFAEDDPQNHLTAKAYGVVMGTSHEAPMMRGIEEWNRHATPGSDPYGGNGQWSFRTNADAIKKYWTEGIKRMTEEDFEGVVTLGMRGNGDTSLPDGDGIDLMKDILASQRQILGQVTGKDVTTIPQVQTLYKEVQRYWDEGLRPPDDVTVVFADDNWGNLRKLPEQTLPPRGGGYGLYYHFDYVGGGRDYKWADTNLLPNIWDQLNQAYQYGVNRLWTVNVGDLKNDELPTQFFLDYAWNPARWPLAKLGEWERRYTAESFGPWQAGAIAEVLHTYAILQSRRKPELLNRRITTGPDNQVVYDDQASPFSLTDYQELDRVTAQWQQLAAQAEAIRRTLPAALQDAYYELVYYEVKASANLYALRQAEFTNLLYAKQGRAATNDLADVTDARFADDQAMSDYYNNTLAGGKWRGFQTQPKIGYGDVARYGPGAGWQEPELNNEALPDEVFPAVQRIALPDRAELGVAIGGSDKWWPAEPSPAVLPTFSPYQSQPQQYFDVFDRGSVPFDFQVRSGAPWVHVDQDRGRVDKQTRVTVWVDWAHAPKGRTTVPLTVTGNGTTVQVQAVVDNTLANPKGFVEANGYVSMQADHFTRAVGAGGVQWQRIPDIGRDGSGMEPFPVTAPRQVAGQGPRLEYTMTLSTAGPVQVLAYLSPRNDAVPGEGLKYAVSIDDEQPQVVDVIAATGADDAGMNRQWERNTSDNVNLTTTTHTIAAPGVHTVKVWMIDPTVVVQKLVVNTGGLRPSYLGPPESRRG from the coding sequence ATGAGAAGATCCGCCGCCATTCTGGCTTCGCTGGCTTTCGCGCTCACGGCCGTCGTCGCACCCGTTCCCAGCACGGCGGCGCCGGCCGCGCCGGCCGACGACTTCGTCGTCCACGACCCCGGCCCCGGCCGCTTTCCCCTTGCCGCACAAGGCCGAACGACGCCGATCGTGGTGAGTGGCGGCGACTACGAGGGCGTGGCCCACGCGGCCGCGGACCTGCAGGGCGACCTGCAGCGCGTCACCGGAACCAGGCCCGTGCTCTCCGTCGACACCGTTCCCTCGGTGCGCGAAGTGGTGCTGATCGGCACGCTCGGCCACAGCCCGCTCGTCGACGATCTCGTCAGGACCGGAAAGCTCGACGTCGGCGGTATCGCCGGGAAATGGGAGACCTCGCTTCAGCAGGTGGTCGAAAACCCGATGCCCGGTGTCCGGCGCGCCCTCGTCGTGGCGGGAAGCGATCAGCGCGGCACGATCTACGGCGGTTACGAGATCTCCAGGCAGATCGGGGTCTCGCCGTGGTACTGGTGGGACGACGTGCCCGCGGCGCACCAGAACGAGCTGTACGTCCTGCCGGGCCGGCACAGCCAGGGCACGCCGGCGGTGGAGTACCGCGGGTTCTTCCTCAACGACGAGAACCCGGCGCTGGGCCGGTGGGCGCCCGGCTACTTCGGCCCCGGCCTCGCCCCCGGCTATCCCAACGGCTTCAACTCCCAGTTCTACGCCAAGATCTTCGAGACGATGCTGCGGCTGAAGGCCAACTACCTGTGGCCCGCGGTCTGGGGCCGGGCCTTCGCCGAGGACGATCCGCAGAACCACCTCACGGCCAAGGCGTACGGCGTCGTCATGGGCACCTCGCACGAAGCGCCGATGATGCGCGGGATCGAGGAATGGAACCGGCACGCGACGCCCGGCAGCGATCCCTACGGCGGCAACGGCCAATGGAGCTTCCGCACCAACGCCGACGCGATCAAGAAGTACTGGACCGAGGGCATCAAGCGGATGACCGAGGAGGACTTCGAGGGCGTCGTCACCCTCGGGATGCGCGGCAACGGCGACACCAGTCTGCCCGACGGCGACGGCATCGACCTGATGAAAGACATCCTGGCGAGCCAGCGGCAGATCCTCGGGCAGGTCACCGGGAAGGACGTCACGACGATCCCGCAGGTCCAGACCTTGTACAAGGAGGTGCAGCGGTACTGGGACGAGGGGCTGCGACCACCGGACGACGTCACGGTCGTGTTCGCCGACGACAACTGGGGCAACCTCCGGAAGCTGCCCGAGCAGACCCTGCCGCCCCGCGGCGGGGGTTACGGGCTGTACTACCACTTCGACTACGTGGGCGGCGGCCGCGACTACAAGTGGGCCGACACGAACCTGTTGCCCAACATCTGGGACCAGCTCAACCAGGCCTACCAGTACGGCGTGAACCGGCTGTGGACGGTGAACGTGGGCGACCTGAAGAACGACGAGCTGCCCACGCAGTTCTTCCTCGACTACGCCTGGAATCCCGCGCGCTGGCCGCTGGCGAAGCTCGGCGAGTGGGAACGCAGGTACACCGCGGAGAGCTTCGGCCCGTGGCAGGCCGGCGCGATCGCCGAGGTGCTGCACACCTACGCGATCCTGCAGTCGCGGCGGAAGCCGGAGCTGCTCAACCGCCGCATCACCACCGGTCCGGACAACCAGGTGGTCTACGACGACCAGGCCTCCCCGTTCAGCCTCACCGACTACCAGGAGCTGGACCGGGTCACCGCGCAGTGGCAGCAACTCGCGGCGCAGGCCGAAGCGATCAGGAGAACACTGCCCGCCGCGTTGCAGGACGCGTACTACGAACTCGTGTACTACGAGGTGAAGGCGAGCGCGAACCTGTACGCCCTGCGCCAGGCCGAGTTCACCAACCTGTTGTACGCCAAGCAAGGCCGCGCCGCGACGAACGACCTCGCCGACGTCACCGATGCGCGCTTCGCCGACGACCAGGCGATGTCGGACTACTACAACAACACGCTCGCGGGCGGCAAGTGGCGTGGTTTCCAGACCCAGCCCAAGATCGGCTACGGGGACGTCGCACGGTACGGCCCCGGCGCGGGCTGGCAGGAACCCGAGCTGAACAACGAGGCGTTGCCGGACGAGGTCTTCCCGGCGGTCCAGCGCATCGCGCTGCCGGACCGCGCGGAGCTGGGCGTCGCGATCGGCGGCTCGGACAAGTGGTGGCCCGCGGAGCCCTCGCCAGCGGTGCTGCCGACGTTCAGCCCGTACCAGAGCCAGCCCCAGCAGTACTTCGACGTGTTCGACCGCGGCTCGGTCCCGTTCGACTTCCAGGTCCGCTCCGGCGCGCCGTGGGTGCACGTCGACCAGGACCGTGGCCGGGTCGACAAGCAGACCCGCGTCACGGTGTGGGTGGACTGGGCGCACGCGCCGAAGGGCCGTACGACGGTGCCTCTCACGGTGACGGGCAACGGCACGACGGTGCAGGTGCAGGCGGTCGTGGACAACACGCTCGCCAACCCGAAGGGCTTCGTCGAGGCGAACGGCTACGTCTCGATGCAGGCCGACCACTTCACGCGGGCGGTCGGCGCGGGCGGCGTGCAGTGGCAGCGGATCCCGGACATCGGGCGGGACGGCTCGGGTATGGAACCGTTCCCGGTCACCGCGCCCCGGCAGGTGGCGGGGCAGGGACCGCGGCTGGAGTACACGATGACGCTCTCGACCGCCGGGCCGGTGCAGGTGCTCGCCTACCTGTCGCCGCGCAACGACGCCGTGCCGGGCGAGGGGCTGAAGTACGCGGTGTCGATCGACGACGAGCAGCCGCAGGTGGTGGACGTGATCGCCGCGACCGGCGCCGACGACGCCGGCATGAACCGGCAGTGGGAGCGCAACACCTCGGACAACGTCAACCTCACCACGACGACGCACACGATCGCGGCGCCGGGCGTGCACACGGTCAAGGTGTGGATGATCGACCCGACGGTGGTGGTGCAGAAGCTGGTCGTGAACACCGGTGGGCTCCGGCCCAGCTACCTCGGGCCGCCGGAGAGCAGGCGCGGCTGA